One window of the Candidatus Methylomirabilota bacterium genome contains the following:
- a CDS encoding SDR family oxidoreductase: protein MSERMLSNVGARAKQLGIPLEEALAQRAAETAVGRLGEPRELAHAVAFLASGKSSYITATTILADGGLVRSVL, encoded by the coding sequence ATGAGCGAGCGCATGCTCTCCAACGTGGGCGCGCGCGCCAAACAGCTCGGAATTCCGCTGGAGGAGGCGCTGGCCCAGCGCGCGGCCGAGACCGCGGTGGGACGCCTCGGCGAGCCGCGGGAGCTGGCGCACGCGGTCGCCTTCCTGGCCTCCGGCAAGTCCAGCTACATCACCGCGACCACCATCCTCGCCGACGGAGGCCTGGTGCGCTCGGTCCTCTGA
- a CDS encoding aldolase/citrate lyase family protein encodes MRPNKIKQMWRDGKCVTMGWLSVSNGFTAEVMARQGFDALVIDMQHGLTDMANLWPMLQAVSQTDTVPVVRVAWNDPATIMKALDFGAYGILVPLINTAADAAKAVAACRYPPVGMRSSGPVRAVHYGGADYVANANDEIVLMAMIETKEGLANLDAICATPGLDCIYIGPADLSFALGLPPRGDNPDPVHMATCDRIRDAAHKHGKKAAMHCASAAFAAGAVKRGFDLVMLCSDLASMVAGVRKQLDDLKAATV; translated from the coding sequence ATGCGGCCGAACAAGATCAAACAGATGTGGCGCGACGGCAAGTGCGTGACGATGGGCTGGCTGTCGGTGTCCAACGGGTTCACCGCGGAGGTGATGGCGCGTCAGGGCTTCGACGCCCTGGTCATCGACATGCAGCACGGCCTCACCGACATGGCCAACCTCTGGCCCATGCTGCAGGCCGTCTCCCAGACCGATACGGTGCCGGTGGTGCGCGTGGCGTGGAACGACCCGGCCACCATCATGAAGGCGCTCGATTTCGGCGCCTACGGCATCCTGGTGCCGCTGATCAACACCGCGGCGGACGCCGCGAAGGCGGTGGCGGCGTGCCGCTATCCGCCGGTCGGCATGCGCTCGTCGGGGCCGGTGCGCGCGGTGCACTACGGCGGCGCCGACTACGTGGCCAACGCCAACGACGAGATCGTCTTGATGGCGATGATCGAGACCAAGGAGGGCCTCGCCAACCTCGACGCGATCTGCGCGACGCCCGGCCTCGACTGCATCTACATCGGCCCCGCCGACCTGTCGTTCGCGCTCGGACTGCCTCCGCGGGGCGACAACCCGGACCCGGTGCACATGGCTACCTGCGACCGCATCCGCGACGCGGCCCACAAGCACGGCAAGAAAGCGGCGATGCACTGCGCGAGCGCCGCGTTCGCGGCCGGCGCGGTGAAGCGCGGCTTCGATCTCGTGATGCTCTGCTCGGACCTGGCCAGCATGGTCGCGGGCGTGCGCAAGCAGCTGGATGATCTGAAGGCCGCCACCGTGTGA
- a CDS encoding phytanoyl-CoA dioxygenase family protein, with the protein MPKVLTQAQIETFERDGCLSPVRAMSAERARYYRERFEALEARVPDIKKMKTKSHLLAPWVLEIAEDPHVLDIFEDLVGPNLRCWSMAWRVKKADRETFAGWHQDSAYGAARPVILGGLALSECGVAQGCLRGVPGSHKWGILKHAEKDDPKSILAKGQFIVDEFDESKAVDFSLQPGEMVMFDNSLVHSSGTNVGPDRRFLLLVEMVPTWARPARVKQAAMLMRGEDTSGNFDDEPRPDAEWSETAVANWTRIVESRAKLIFEDSAVAPSVAYGGTRAAT; encoded by the coding sequence ATGCCCAAGGTGCTGACGCAGGCCCAGATCGAGACGTTCGAGCGCGACGGCTGCCTGTCTCCGGTGCGCGCGATGAGCGCGGAGCGCGCGCGCTACTACCGGGAGCGGTTCGAGGCGCTCGAGGCGCGCGTTCCCGACATCAAGAAGATGAAGACCAAGTCGCACCTGCTCGCGCCGTGGGTGCTCGAGATCGCCGAGGACCCGCACGTGCTCGACATCTTCGAGGATCTGGTCGGGCCGAACCTTCGCTGCTGGAGCATGGCCTGGCGGGTGAAGAAGGCCGACCGCGAGACCTTCGCGGGCTGGCACCAGGACTCGGCGTACGGGGCGGCGCGGCCGGTCATCCTGGGCGGCCTGGCCCTGTCCGAGTGCGGGGTCGCGCAGGGCTGCCTGCGCGGCGTGCCCGGCTCGCACAAGTGGGGCATTCTCAAGCACGCCGAGAAGGACGACCCCAAGAGCATCCTCGCCAAGGGCCAGTTCATCGTCGACGAGTTCGACGAGTCCAAGGCGGTGGATTTCTCGCTCCAGCCCGGCGAGATGGTCATGTTCGACAACTCGCTCGTGCACAGCTCGGGGACGAACGTCGGGCCCGACCGCCGCTTCCTGCTGCTGGTCGAGATGGTGCCCACGTGGGCCCGGCCCGCGCGCGTCAAGCAGGCCGCGATGCTCATGCGCGGCGAGGACACCTCCGGCAATTTCGACGACGAGCCGCGGCCCGACGCGGAGTGGTCGGAGACCGCGGTGGCCAACTGGACGCGCATCGTCGAATCGCGCGCCAAGCTCATCTTCGAGGACAGCGCGGTCGCGCCGAGCGTCGCCTACGGTGGCACCCGCGCCGCCACGTAG
- a CDS encoding peptidoglycan-binding domain-containing protein has product MQRDKKDKILGVVTMGALCLMATSPAVAQTDRGGPGAAAPPGKLADRMPGTETQRMERGAYPTQSAQSGAAMSGDDATDLRGLPDPPATVRRVQQILKGEGYDPGPINGVLGPKTEEALVQYQQKHNIEATGWLDRETKAKLGV; this is encoded by the coding sequence ATGCAGCGAGACAAGAAGGACAAGATCCTCGGCGTCGTGACCATGGGCGCGCTCTGTCTGATGGCCACGTCTCCGGCCGTCGCCCAGACGGACCGTGGCGGCCCCGGCGCGGCCGCCCCCCCGGGCAAGCTCGCCGACCGGATGCCCGGCACCGAAACACAGCGGATGGAGCGCGGCGCGTATCCCACCCAGAGCGCGCAGAGCGGCGCGGCCATGTCCGGCGACGACGCGACCGATCTGCGCGGGTTGCCGGACCCGCCCGCCACGGTCCGTCGCGTGCAGCAGATCCTGAAGGGCGAAGGCTACGATCCCGGGCCGATCAACGGCGTGCTGGGGCCGAAGACGGAGGAGGCCCTGGTCCAGTACCAGCAGAAGCACAACATCGAGGCGACGGGCTGGCTCGACCGGGAGACGAAGGCGAAGCTCGGCGTCTAG
- a CDS encoding aldo/keto reductase, which yields MRYRPFGRTGLQVSVVGFGCWPMAGDRYGAIEDDEAIRAIHRALDRGVNCVDTAPAYGAGHSEEVVARALEGRRQDVILVTKCGVKAPPLGQPGPLRDASRASIFREIEASLERLRTDWVDVLLVHWPDAGTPVEETMRALEDLVASGRARFVGVSNFTGAMLAECMRTRRVDVSQVGYHMFDRRQEQETFPYCRVEGIGVMGYGSLGHGLLTGAFTAATTFDPARDWRAGGVAFGQPIFRGENLKTNVGVADRLRREVADPRGVPLSQIALAWVLANPAVSTALVGARTPAEVDANDAGAELELSSAERATIDAILAGAVGRVREFTPLRPAMEPWGAELRA from the coding sequence ATGCGCTATCGCCCGTTCGGTCGCACCGGTCTGCAGGTGTCGGTGGTGGGATTCGGCTGCTGGCCGATGGCTGGCGATCGCTACGGCGCCATCGAGGATGACGAGGCCATCCGCGCGATCCATCGCGCGCTGGACCGCGGCGTGAACTGCGTGGACACCGCGCCGGCCTACGGCGCCGGCCACTCGGAGGAGGTCGTGGCGCGCGCGCTCGAGGGACGACGCCAGGATGTGATCCTGGTCACCAAGTGCGGGGTGAAGGCGCCGCCCCTCGGCCAGCCCGGGCCGCTGCGCGACGCCAGCCGCGCCAGCATCTTCCGCGAGATCGAGGCGAGCCTCGAGCGCCTGCGCACCGACTGGGTCGACGTCCTGCTCGTGCACTGGCCGGACGCGGGCACGCCGGTCGAGGAGACGATGCGCGCCCTCGAGGACCTGGTGGCCTCCGGCCGCGCGCGCTTCGTCGGCGTCTCCAACTTCACCGGGGCGATGCTCGCCGAGTGCATGCGCACCCGCCGGGTGGACGTCTCGCAGGTCGGCTATCACATGTTCGACCGGCGCCAGGAGCAGGAGACGTTCCCGTACTGTCGCGTCGAGGGCATCGGGGTCATGGGCTACGGCTCGCTCGGCCACGGGCTGCTCACCGGCGCCTTCACCGCCGCGACCACGTTCGATCCGGCGCGCGACTGGCGCGCGGGCGGCGTCGCCTTCGGGCAGCCGATCTTTCGCGGCGAGAACCTCAAGACCAACGTGGGCGTGGCCGACCGCCTGCGCCGCGAGGTGGCCGACCCGCGCGGGGTGCCGCTCAGCCAGATCGCGCTGGCCTGGGTGCTGGCCAACCCCGCGGTCAGCACCGCGCTGGTGGGCGCGCGCACTCCCGCCGAGGTGGACGCCAACGACGCGGGCGCCGAGCTCGAGCTGTCCTCGGCGGAGCGCGCGACGATCGACGCCATTCTCGCGGGGGCGGTCGGGCGCGTGCGCGAGTTCACCCCGCTGCGCCCCGCGATGGAGCCCTGGGGCGCGGAGCTGCGCGCGTGA
- a CDS encoding polysaccharide deacetylase family protein: MNYEEGSEYNAQDDGFSEATLTEAGAGAYGVKGRDLAAEGLFEYGSRVGFWRVRRIFTERRLPLTVFGCALALERNPKVAAAIRESGWDVCSHGWRWVKHYELTEVEEREHIRKAVESMQRTVGERPLGWYCRYGPSVNTRRLVVEEGGFLYDSDAYNDELPYWVRVDGRPHLVVPYSLTVNDSKFGSGGFFTADDYFAFVKDGFDVLYREGKTQPKMMSLGLHLRLIGHPSRAAGLERALDYIASHRDVWFTRRIDIARHWAATHPA, encoded by the coding sequence ATGAACTACGAGGAAGGCTCGGAGTACAACGCGCAGGACGACGGCTTCTCCGAGGCCACCCTGACCGAGGCGGGCGCGGGCGCGTACGGCGTGAAGGGCCGCGATCTCGCCGCCGAGGGCCTCTTCGAGTACGGCAGCCGCGTCGGCTTCTGGCGCGTGCGCCGCATCTTCACCGAGCGGAGGCTCCCGCTGACCGTGTTCGGCTGCGCGCTGGCGCTCGAGCGCAATCCCAAGGTCGCGGCCGCCATCCGCGAGTCGGGCTGGGACGTCTGCTCGCACGGCTGGCGCTGGGTCAAGCACTACGAGCTCACCGAGGTCGAGGAGCGCGAGCACATCCGGAAGGCGGTCGAGTCGATGCAGCGGACGGTGGGCGAGCGGCCGCTCGGCTGGTACTGCCGCTATGGCCCCAGCGTGAACACGCGCCGCCTGGTGGTGGAGGAGGGCGGCTTCCTCTACGACTCCGACGCCTACAACGACGAGCTCCCCTACTGGGTGCGCGTCGACGGCCGCCCGCACCTCGTCGTGCCCTACAGCCTCACCGTCAACGACTCCAAGTTCGGCAGCGGCGGCTTCTTCACCGCCGACGACTACTTCGCGTTCGTGAAGGACGGCTTCGACGTGCTCTATCGCGAGGGCAAGACCCAGCCCAAGATGATGTCACTGGGCTTGCACCTGCGGCTGATCGGCCATCCGTCGCGCGCCGCCGGCCTCGAGCGCGCGCTCGACTACATCGCGAGTCACCGGGACGTGTGGTTCACCCGCCGCATCGACATCGCCCGCCACTGGGCCGCCACCCACCCCGCCTAG
- a CDS encoding glucose 1-dehydrogenase, with product MGKLDGKVALISGGARGQGAAEAQTFAREGAKVVFGDIRDDEGKKVESEIRAAGGDAIYVHLDVTSEMDWQSAIKLAADRHGRLDILINNAAIVIPKVPIEERTAAEWDQVMAINAKGVFLGTKHAIPAMRRTGGGSIVNISSVAGIGQSLHQEPAYAASKGAIRIFTKVTASQHAKDRIRCNSVHPGPVDTEMFHSAFRDREAMERRLQRVPLQRMGTVAEIVSAVLFLASDDSSYMTGSEIVIDGGALAQ from the coding sequence ATGGGAAAGCTCGACGGGAAGGTCGCATTGATCAGCGGTGGGGCGCGAGGCCAGGGCGCGGCGGAGGCGCAGACCTTCGCCCGGGAGGGCGCGAAGGTCGTCTTCGGCGACATCCGGGACGACGAGGGCAAGAAGGTCGAGTCGGAGATCCGGGCCGCCGGCGGCGACGCGATCTACGTCCATCTCGACGTGACGAGCGAGATGGACTGGCAGAGCGCGATCAAGCTCGCGGCCGATCGCCACGGACGGCTCGACATCCTGATCAACAACGCGGCCATCGTGATTCCCAAGGTGCCCATCGAGGAGCGCACCGCCGCCGAGTGGGACCAGGTGATGGCGATCAACGCCAAGGGCGTGTTCCTCGGCACCAAGCACGCGATCCCCGCGATGCGCCGCACCGGCGGCGGCTCCATCGTCAACATCTCCTCGGTGGCCGGCATCGGCCAGTCGCTGCACCAGGAGCCGGCCTACGCGGCGAGCAAGGGCGCCATCCGGATCTTCACCAAGGTGACGGCCAGCCAGCACGCCAAGGACCGCATCCGCTGTAACTCGGTGCACCCGGGCCCGGTCGACACCGAGATGTTCCACAGCGCCTTCCGCGACCGCGAGGCGATGGAGCGGCGCCTGCAGCGCGTGCCGTTGCAGCGCATGGGCACGGTGGCCGAGATCGTGAGCGCGGTCCTCTTCCTCGCCTCCGACGACTCCTCCTACATGACCGGCAGCGAGATCGTCATCGACGGCGGCGCCCTGGCGCAGTAG
- a CDS encoding ureidoglycolate lyase, whose protein sequence is MRIVAEPLTGDTFKPFGAVLEGSTVPGRTYLSDTLANGRPHAPVSLAVATVAPKATFPMRVTVLERHQHSSQTFIPLAVSRYVVLATLDAAGGGPDLGRLRAFVARAGQGVTYAMGTWHHPLTVLDGPASFAVLMWRDGTAGDEEFVPVDAPLTIVLPEGS, encoded by the coding sequence ATGCGCATCGTCGCCGAGCCGCTGACCGGAGACACCTTCAAGCCGTTCGGAGCGGTCCTGGAGGGATCGACCGTTCCGGGCCGGACGTATCTGAGCGACACGCTCGCCAACGGCCGACCGCACGCGCCGGTGTCGCTGGCGGTGGCGACCGTGGCGCCGAAGGCCACGTTTCCCATGCGCGTGACCGTGCTCGAGCGCCACCAGCACTCGTCGCAGACCTTCATCCCTCTCGCGGTGTCGCGCTACGTGGTCCTGGCCACGCTCGATGCCGCGGGTGGCGGCCCCGACCTCGGCCGCCTGCGCGCCTTCGTGGCCCGCGCCGGACAGGGCGTCACCTACGCGATGGGGACCTGGCACCATCCGCTCACCGTGCTGGATGGGCCGGCCTCGTTCGCGGTGCTGATGTGGCGCGACGGCACCGCCGGCGACGAGGAGTTCGTGCCGGTCGACGCGCCGCTGACCATCGTCCTGCCCGAAGGGTCCTAG
- the alr gene encoding alanine racemase, translating to MSAPLRPTTLEVDLDAAAHNVGAVRRLVGPDRRVFAVVKADGYGFGAVEMGAVFARSGADWLAVADLSEGVRLRERGLTVPILVYPNSLPGAAADALAHRLVPTLVDLESARAYSQAAAGPCEIFVKVDVGLERLGVPAEQAVKTILAMLELPRLTLGGLCAHPHAEPGGDPAYADWQAGRFTAVVDELEARGVRVPVRLLAASPFVLRFPHTYLNAVDPGRMLYGITFPGETPPVPLRPALRALTTRIIAMKELTPRERFIEQAPFPVTAPMRLGVMPMGSADGLRWLNAGRVLVRGRAASLVGAPSLEHTRIDLTAVPDATVGDEVVIIGRQGDLEITPAEVAARHGLGPHHVATTVGPRVTRVYRRGQVLHYDI from the coding sequence GTGAGCGCACCGCTCCGCCCGACCACGCTCGAGGTGGATCTCGACGCGGCCGCGCACAACGTGGGGGCGGTGCGCCGGCTCGTGGGCCCGGACCGGCGCGTTTTTGCCGTGGTGAAGGCGGATGGCTACGGTTTCGGCGCCGTCGAGATGGGCGCGGTCTTCGCGCGGAGCGGCGCGGACTGGCTGGCGGTGGCCGACCTCTCCGAGGGCGTGCGGCTCCGCGAGCGCGGGCTCACCGTGCCGATCCTCGTCTACCCGAACTCGCTGCCCGGCGCGGCCGCCGACGCGCTCGCCCACCGACTGGTGCCGACACTGGTCGATCTCGAGTCCGCGCGGGCCTACTCGCAGGCCGCGGCCGGCCCCTGCGAGATCTTCGTGAAGGTGGACGTCGGGCTCGAGCGGCTCGGCGTGCCGGCCGAGCAGGCGGTGAAGACCATCCTGGCGATGCTGGAGCTGCCGCGCCTGACGCTCGGTGGCCTCTGCGCCCATCCCCACGCCGAGCCGGGCGGCGACCCCGCGTACGCGGACTGGCAGGCGGGCCGCTTCACCGCGGTGGTGGACGAGCTGGAAGCGCGCGGAGTCCGGGTGCCGGTGCGCCTGCTGGCCGCCAGCCCGTTCGTGCTGCGCTTCCCGCACACCTACCTCAACGCGGTGGATCCCGGGCGCATGCTCTACGGCATCACGTTCCCCGGCGAGACGCCGCCGGTGCCGTTGCGCCCGGCGCTCCGCGCGCTGACCACCCGGATCATCGCGATGAAGGAGCTGACCCCGCGCGAGCGGTTCATCGAGCAGGCGCCGTTCCCGGTGACCGCGCCGATGCGCCTCGGGGTGATGCCCATGGGCAGCGCGGACGGGCTGCGGTGGCTCAACGCCGGCCGCGTGCTGGTGCGGGGACGCGCCGCGTCCCTCGTCGGCGCGCCGTCGCTCGAGCACACCCGGATCGACCTGACCGCGGTGCCGGACGCCACCGTGGGCGACGAGGTCGTGATCATCGGCCGCCAGGGCGATCTCGAGATCACGCCCGCCGAGGTCGCGGCCCGTCACGGCCTCGGCCCGCACCACGTCGCGACCACCGTCGGCCCCCGCGTCACCCGCGTCTACCGCCGGGGTCAGGTCTTGCATTACGACATTTGA
- the aroA gene encoding 3-phosphoshikimate 1-carboxyvinyltransferase: MSQATAPPLAIEPIATPFEATVALPGSKSYSNRALLVAALARGRSEITGALWSDDTRYMHRALETLGVRVHADEATRTFVIDGVDGRFPASEATLEIGNAGTAARFLTAAVALGHGTFVIDGSPAMRKRPIQPLLDGLRALGVDAESREGTGCPPVIVRARGMAGGRARMRGDISSQYFSALLLAAPYAERGMEIEVEGDLVSAPYIAMTLSTMEAFGVGAEREGDRHFRVPAGQRYEARDYPVEPDASGASYFFAAAAVTGSRVIVPRLGHASVQGDLGLLDVLRRMGCEVSVEDEEITVQGPSQLRAVDADFTRMGDVATTLMAIAPFADGPVTVRGIAQTHFEESDRPVAAATELRRMGLRVESEWDSVTIHPGMPQPTDVQTYEDHRIAMSFAVTGLRAPGIRIVDPSCVSKTFPDYFRALGGLAVGA; the protein is encoded by the coding sequence ATGAGCCAGGCGACCGCCCCTCCGCTGGCGATCGAGCCCATCGCGACGCCGTTCGAGGCGACGGTCGCGCTGCCCGGCTCGAAGAGCTATTCCAATCGGGCGCTGCTGGTCGCCGCGCTGGCCCGCGGACGCTCCGAGATCACCGGCGCCCTGTGGTCCGACGACACGCGCTACATGCATCGGGCCCTCGAGACGCTCGGGGTGCGCGTGCACGCGGACGAGGCGACGCGCACCTTCGTGATCGACGGCGTGGACGGGCGCTTTCCCGCCTCGGAGGCCACCCTCGAGATCGGCAACGCGGGGACGGCCGCGCGCTTCCTGACCGCGGCGGTGGCCCTCGGCCACGGCACGTTCGTGATCGACGGGTCCCCCGCGATGCGCAAGCGCCCGATCCAGCCCCTGCTCGACGGCCTCCGCGCGCTCGGGGTGGACGCGGAGAGCCGCGAGGGCACCGGCTGCCCGCCGGTGATCGTGCGAGCCCGCGGCATGGCCGGCGGGCGGGCGCGCATGCGTGGCGACATCTCGAGCCAGTACTTCAGCGCGCTGCTGCTGGCCGCGCCCTACGCCGAGCGCGGCATGGAGATCGAGGTCGAGGGCGACCTGGTCTCCGCGCCTTACATCGCCATGACGCTCTCGACGATGGAAGCCTTCGGAGTCGGCGCGGAGCGCGAGGGCGATCGGCACTTCCGCGTGCCCGCGGGCCAGCGCTACGAGGCGCGCGACTACCCGGTGGAGCCGGACGCCTCCGGCGCGTCCTACTTCTTCGCGGCCGCCGCGGTGACGGGCAGCCGGGTGATCGTGCCGCGGCTCGGCCACGCCTCGGTCCAGGGCGACCTGGGGCTGCTCGACGTCCTGCGGCGGATGGGCTGCGAGGTCTCGGTCGAGGACGAGGAGATCACGGTCCAGGGACCGTCGCAGCTGCGCGCGGTGGACGCCGACTTCACGCGCATGGGCGACGTGGCCACGACGCTGATGGCGATCGCCCCGTTCGCCGACGGGCCGGTGACCGTCCGCGGCATCGCCCAGACCCACTTCGAGGAGAGCGATCGCCCGGTCGCCGCCGCGACCGAGCTGCGACGCATGGGCCTGCGGGTGGAGAGCGAGTGGGACTCGGTGACGATCCATCCGGGCATGCCCCAACCGACCGACGTGCAGACCTACGAGGACCACCGCATCGCGATGAGCTTCGCGGTGACCGGCCTGCGCGCCCCCGGCATCCGGATCGTCGATCCGTCGTGCGTGTCGAAGACGTTTCCCGACTACTTTCGCGCGCTGGGGGGCCTCGCCGTCGGCGCATGA
- a CDS encoding cyclase family protein — protein sequence MAHLVALTLLCLFAALGPFAAEAYDPVAPNGVVDLTPTVYTNRVQWWPGGHEQPIIVPYHKWGPDGPWASDLLIVDENTANQVDCPPHMVPPPDSGLPNAGYWGTLTCDKVPIWQWLGEVVKIDARTILDQAKNGESPIVTRDMVQAAERAHRALQAGDAVLYWSGYDDKYDKPMPEGARLIVSPFDGKSPAWPAPDYDASEYVGSKGVRVMGIDSPSMGAFGPPRYVTKGPDSSFQNPLAIESHLGHFKYGAVHTEGLMALDRVPNGSLYITLTPKHRGSPTGESRSVAITDTKLAGELLKAVRAHRVVDLSVTLAQELPVWWPGAGVGNYVYPYRVLHTNTYTGWMGPYRVNNHLMDAHTGTHMDPPAHFGPPTGFDFGSYNAWTKGVQQKYEAKFGKIKTTDMTSDKVPPHYCMGPARVVDVTARIGTTRRESWPASPAIRVEDVQAHERLYGPIKAGEVILFKSGHTDAHFRELQRGVEDPNTAAPLNGHSEGWPSPTPETVNYILDKGVKCIGTDAPSMGSVNGEEATMTHWAAASREAVFVEFLTGVGALPPTGGFFVFLAPKYENNHGGPGRAIGILP from the coding sequence ATGGCTCACCTCGTTGCGCTCACGCTGCTGTGTCTCTTCGCGGCGCTCGGCCCATTCGCCGCGGAGGCCTACGATCCGGTGGCGCCCAACGGCGTCGTCGATCTCACACCGACCGTCTACACCAATCGAGTGCAGTGGTGGCCGGGTGGCCACGAGCAGCCGATCATCGTGCCGTACCACAAGTGGGGACCGGACGGGCCCTGGGCCTCGGACCTGCTCATCGTCGACGAGAACACCGCCAACCAGGTGGACTGCCCGCCGCACATGGTGCCGCCGCCCGACAGCGGACTGCCGAACGCCGGCTACTGGGGCACGCTGACCTGCGACAAGGTTCCGATCTGGCAGTGGCTCGGCGAGGTCGTCAAGATCGACGCCCGGACGATCCTCGATCAGGCCAAGAACGGCGAGAGCCCGATCGTCACCCGGGACATGGTGCAGGCCGCGGAGCGCGCGCACCGCGCGCTGCAGGCGGGCGACGCGGTGCTCTACTGGAGCGGTTACGACGACAAGTACGACAAGCCGATGCCCGAGGGCGCCCGACTCATCGTTTCCCCCTTCGACGGCAAGTCGCCGGCCTGGCCCGCGCCGGACTACGACGCCTCGGAGTACGTCGGCTCCAAGGGCGTGCGCGTCATGGGGATCGACAGCCCGAGCATGGGCGCGTTCGGCCCGCCCCGTTACGTCACCAAGGGCCCCGACTCGAGCTTCCAGAACCCCCTGGCCATCGAGAGCCACCTCGGCCACTTCAAGTACGGCGCCGTCCACACCGAGGGGCTCATGGCGCTCGACCGCGTGCCGAATGGCTCGCTCTACATCACGCTGACCCCGAAGCATCGCGGATCGCCGACCGGCGAATCGCGCTCGGTGGCGATCACCGACACCAAGCTCGCCGGCGAGCTGCTGAAGGCGGTGCGGGCGCACCGCGTGGTCGACCTCTCGGTCACGCTCGCGCAGGAGCTGCCGGTCTGGTGGCCGGGCGCCGGCGTCGGCAACTACGTCTACCCGTACCGCGTGCTCCACACGAACACCTACACGGGGTGGATGGGACCGTACCGGGTGAACAATCATCTGATGGACGCCCATACCGGCACCCACATGGATCCCCCGGCTCACTTCGGGCCACCGACGGGATTCGACTTCGGCTCGTACAATGCCTGGACCAAGGGCGTTCAGCAGAAATACGAGGCGAAGTTCGGCAAGATCAAGACGACCGACATGACATCCGACAAGGTTCCGCCGCACTACTGCATGGGCCCGGCGCGCGTCGTCGACGTCACCGCGCGGATCGGCACGACCCGGCGCGAGAGCTGGCCCGCCTCACCGGCGATCCGGGTGGAAGACGTGCAGGCTCACGAGCGCCTGTACGGGCCGATCAAGGCCGGCGAGGTCATCCTGTTCAAGAGCGGGCACACCGACGCGCACTTCCGGGAGCTCCAGCGCGGGGTCGAGGACCCGAATACCGCAGCTCCGCTGAACGGCCACTCGGAAGGATGGCCCTCTCCTACCCCGGAGACCGTGAACTACATCCTGGACAAGGGCGTGAAGTGCATCGGCACCGACGCGCCCAGCATGGGCTCGGTGAACGGGGAAGAAGCGACGATGACCCACTGGGCGGCCGCCTCTCGCGAGGCCGTCTTCGTGGAGTTCCTCACCGGCGTCGGCGCTCTGCCGCCCACCGGCGGCTTCTTCGTGTTCCTCGCGCCGAAGTACGAGAACAATCACGGCGGTCCCGGCCGCGCGATCGGCATCCTGCCGTGA